From a single Sorghum bicolor cultivar BTx623 chromosome 5, Sorghum_bicolor_NCBIv3, whole genome shotgun sequence genomic region:
- the LOC8058598 gene encoding uncharacterized protein LOC8058598, with product MLGFSTGQLLVILGACSVMMKPSDMVKIARTAGRMTGRAVGRLIVARRQLDEILGQSAATQVHKELKDAMTQLDSIRYEVQNLSRLTPGQFMMKQHNTGMAEAGKSDSDDGPTTNQEKFRQEIRSIIRDEIKNFVSTTEARKLDVADEPMTLESKDMKMANSGLTNLHSQAMTYARLSEAPGLKMGSSLSGNYQEQFKESNGLLNVLPISAESAGLLPSRPDGPTGSDLVLEAVLEAEVAENAKLFVSQPHDQLPKE from the exons ATGCTGGGGTTCTCGACCGGCCAGCTGCTGGTCATCCTCGGGGCCTGCTCCGTCATGATGA AGCCTAGTGACATGGTGAAGATTGCGAGGACGGCCGGGAGGATGACGGGGAGAGCGGTGGGGCGGCTCATAGTGGCTCGCCGGCAGCTGGACGAGATTCTGGGGCAGTCTGCAGCCACCCAG GTTCATAAGGAGCTTAAAGATGCTATGACACAATTAGACTCGATTCGTTATGAAGTCCAGAACTTATCTAGATTAACTCCTGGGCAGTTTATGATGAAGCAACATAATACTG GCATGGCTGAAGCAGGGAAATCTGACTCTGATGATGGTCCTACAACTAAC CAAGAAAAATTTCGTCAGGAAATTCGCAGTATAATTCGTgatgaaattaaaaactttg TGAGCACAACTGAAGCTAGAAAACTTGATGTGGCTGATGAACCAATGACACTGGAATCCAAG gacatgaaaatggCTAATTCAGGATTGACAAATCTGCACAGCCAAGCAATGACGTATGCAAGGCTATCTGAAGCCCCAGGACTTAAGATGGGTTCTTCCTTGAGTGGGAACTACCAAGAGCAATTCAAGGAAAGCAATGGGCTGTTAAATGTACTGCCAATATCAGCTGAAAGTGCTGGATTACTTCCAAGCCGCCCAG ATGGACCAACGGGCTCAGACCTAGTCCTTGAGGCTGTGCTTGAAGCGGAAGTTGCAGAGAATGCTAAACTGTTTGTCTCGCAGCCTCATGATCAGTTACCTAAGGAATGA
- the LOC8058599 gene encoding putative disease resistance RPP13-like protein 3, whose amino-acid sequence MERASLVGGAMASLAVKLNSILMPKYELMAGARTDVLFLRAELESMHAFLEKLSAVRDPDAQVKAWTKEVRELAYDIEDTMDEFMHRVEAHGGGITNVESSRGLLPGFASRVSRLVSTAWTHLRLANKLKGLKARTIQVSERRSRYMFGEDLWVSRDHMVVDPRINVLYADVPDLVGTDSAVTNIVDWLMDGTTSLKVLSIVGLGGLGKTTLAMEVFRRIGGQFSCRASAAVSQKLDVKKLLKDLLSQIAQEEVDRMDTWEEGQLIRKLRERLLNKR is encoded by the coding sequence ATGGAGCGTGCATCCTTGGTGGGTGGCGCCATGGCGTCCCTCGCCGTGAAGCTCAACTCCATCCTCATGCCCAAGTATGAGCTCATGGCGGGCGCGAGGACCGACGTCCTCTTCCTCCGTGCTGAACTCGAGAGCATGCACGCCTTCCTCGAGAAGCTCTCCGCGGTGCGTGACCCGGACGCCCAAGTCAAGGCCTGGACCAAGGAGGTGAGGGAGCTAGCCTATGACATCGAGGACACCATGGACGAGTTCATGCACCGTGTCGAAGCTCATGGTGGTGGCATCACTAACGTTGAGTCAAGTAGAGGCCTCCTTCCAGGGTTCGCAAGCCGTGTCTCGCGGCTTGTGAGCACGGCGTGGACGCACCTCCGCCTTGCCAACAAGCTCAAGGGCCTCAAGGCCCGTACCATTCAGGTCAGCGAGCGGCGGTCGAGGTACATGTTCGGCGAGGACCTTTGGGTTTCTAGAGACCACATGGTTGTCGATCCTCGGATCAATGTCCTCTATGCCGATGTGCCAGATCTTGTTGGCACTGATAGCGCGGTGACTAACATCGTCGACTGGTTGATGGATGGAACCACTAGTCTCAAGGTGCTCTCCATTGTTGGGTTAGGCGGTCTGGGCAAGACAACGCTTGCCATGGAAGTGTTCCGAAGGATTGGAGGACAATTCAGTTGTAGGGCTTCAGCTGCCGTATCACAAAAGCTTGACGTgaagaaactcttgaaggactTGCTCTCACAGATTGCTCAAGAAGAGGTTGACCGCATGGACACGTGGGAGGAGGGTCAACTCATTCGCAAGCTGAGGGAGCGCTTGTTAAATAAAAGGTAA